The Microbacterium sp. SORGH_AS_0862 genome has a segment encoding these proteins:
- the pflB gene encoding formate C-acetyltransferase — protein MSIVTPAGVSRDAQDAQPQAWDGFTAGPWQDGVDVRDFIQRNYTPYTGDGSFLAGPTERTTRVWNTLAAMFPEERERGVYDIDPYTPAAITAHQPGYIAKDDELIVGLQTDAPLKRAIMPNGGWRMVEGALKTYGYEVDETLKAIYTQYRKTHNEGVFDVYSPSVRAARRSHIITGLPDAYGRGRIIGDYRRVALYGVDALIAAKKIDKLGLDTTPFTEDVVRAREEHAEQIRALGELKQMAASYGYDISGPATTAREAVQWLYFAYLGSVKEQNGAAMSLGRTSTFLDVFVQRDLERGLLTESEAQEIVDDFVIKLRIVRFLRTPEYDQLFSGDPTWVTETIGGVGEDGRPLVTRTSFRYLQTLYNLGPAPEPNMTVFWSEQLPEGFKNFCAQVSIDTSAVQYESDDLIRAQWGDDAAIACCVSPMRVGKQMQFFGARVNLAKTLLYAINGGRDEVTGEQIAPEETPVGDGPLDYADVDARFDRMMDWLAATYVEALNCIHWSHDKYAYERLEMALHDKDVLRTMAFGIAGLSVAADSLSAIKYATVTPIRDERGIVVDYRTEGVFPAYGNDDDRADAIAVELVERFMAKLRRHPMYRNALPTQSVLTITSNVVYGKATGNTPDGRRAGEPFAPGANPMNGRDTHGMLASALSVAKVPYTEAQDGISLTNTIVPAGLGRTADERSRNLAGLLDAYFSSNGYHMNVNVLNRETLLDAMENPEAYPQLTIRVSGYAVNFVRLTREQQLDVLSRTFHGGM, from the coding sequence ATGAGCATCGTCACCCCCGCAGGAGTATCCCGCGACGCACAGGACGCCCAACCGCAGGCCTGGGACGGCTTCACGGCCGGCCCGTGGCAGGACGGCGTGGACGTGCGCGACTTCATCCAGCGCAATTACACCCCGTACACCGGCGACGGCTCCTTCCTCGCCGGTCCCACCGAGCGGACGACGCGGGTGTGGAACACGCTGGCCGCCATGTTCCCCGAGGAGCGCGAGCGTGGCGTCTACGACATCGACCCCTACACGCCCGCCGCGATCACCGCCCACCAGCCCGGCTACATCGCGAAGGACGACGAGCTGATCGTCGGGCTGCAGACCGATGCGCCTCTCAAGCGCGCCATCATGCCGAACGGCGGATGGCGGATGGTCGAGGGCGCCCTCAAGACCTACGGCTACGAGGTCGACGAGACCCTCAAGGCGATCTACACGCAGTACCGCAAGACCCACAACGAGGGCGTCTTCGACGTGTACTCCCCCTCGGTGCGCGCCGCTCGCCGGTCGCACATCATCACGGGCCTGCCCGACGCCTACGGCCGCGGCCGTATCATCGGCGACTACCGCCGCGTGGCGCTCTACGGTGTCGACGCGCTCATCGCCGCGAAGAAGATCGACAAGCTCGGCCTGGACACGACACCGTTCACGGAGGACGTCGTGCGCGCCCGCGAAGAGCACGCCGAACAGATCCGCGCCCTGGGCGAGTTGAAGCAGATGGCAGCCTCCTACGGCTATGACATCTCCGGGCCCGCCACGACCGCCCGCGAGGCCGTCCAGTGGCTCTACTTCGCCTACCTCGGTTCGGTAAAGGAGCAGAACGGCGCGGCGATGTCGCTCGGTCGCACCTCGACGTTCCTCGACGTGTTCGTCCAGCGCGACCTCGAGCGGGGGCTGCTCACCGAGAGCGAAGCACAGGAGATCGTCGACGACTTCGTCATCAAGCTGCGGATCGTGCGGTTCCTTCGCACTCCCGAGTACGACCAGCTGTTCTCCGGCGACCCGACCTGGGTGACCGAGACGATCGGCGGCGTCGGCGAGGACGGTCGTCCGCTGGTGACGCGCACCTCGTTCCGCTACCTGCAGACGCTCTACAACCTGGGTCCCGCACCCGAGCCGAACATGACCGTGTTCTGGAGCGAGCAGCTGCCGGAGGGCTTCAAGAACTTCTGCGCGCAGGTCTCGATCGACACCTCGGCCGTCCAGTACGAGTCGGATGACCTCATCCGCGCCCAGTGGGGCGACGACGCGGCCATCGCGTGCTGCGTGTCCCCGATGCGGGTGGGCAAGCAGATGCAGTTCTTCGGCGCCCGCGTGAACCTCGCCAAGACGCTCCTGTACGCCATCAACGGCGGACGCGACGAGGTCACGGGCGAGCAGATCGCTCCCGAGGAGACGCCCGTCGGCGACGGCCCCCTCGACTACGCCGATGTGGACGCACGCTTCGACAGGATGATGGACTGGCTCGCCGCGACCTACGTGGAGGCACTGAACTGCATCCACTGGTCGCACGACAAGTACGCGTACGAGCGTCTCGAGATGGCGCTTCACGACAAGGACGTGCTGCGCACGATGGCCTTCGGCATCGCCGGGCTCTCGGTCGCCGCGGACTCCCTCTCCGCCATCAAGTACGCCACCGTCACTCCGATCCGCGACGAGCGCGGCATCGTCGTCGACTACCGCACCGAGGGCGTCTTCCCCGCCTACGGCAACGACGACGACCGGGCGGACGCGATCGCCGTCGAGCTCGTCGAACGGTTCATGGCGAAGCTTCGCCGTCACCCGATGTACCGCAACGCGCTGCCGACGCAGTCCGTGCTGACGATCACCTCGAACGTCGTCTACGGCAAGGCCACGGGGAACACCCCCGACGGACGCCGGGCCGGCGAGCCGTTCGCACCGGGCGCCAACCCGATGAACGGACGCGACACGCACGGGATGCTGGCCTCGGCCCTCTCGGTCGCGAAGGTGCCGTACACGGAGGCACAGGACGGGATCTCGCTCACCAACACGATCGTGCCGGCCGGCCTCGGCCGCACAGCCGATGAGCGTTCGCGCAACCTGGCGGGCCTGCTGGACGCGTACTTCAGCTCCAACGGGT
- a CDS encoding RIP metalloprotease, whose protein sequence is MTILAFVIGVVVLIVGLAVSIALHEIGHLVPAKAFGVRVGQYMIGFGPTLFSRRRGETEYGVKLLPLGGYISMAGMYPPAPAVDEDATDAGAAPGRAARRRVSSRFFRTLVQDAREANAETLIGAEERTFHRLPVYKRVIIMLGGPFMNLLLAIVLFTILFSGFGVQTATTTVSSLSECVPASSTSQECASSTAPAAQAGLEPGDTIVSIDGQTVADFAEATALIQASPGRAMNFVIDRDGTQRTVTITPAAVPKTDDPNSEIGFIGVRPTGALVAQPLWAGPQAAIENVGAVAGIIVKLPVMVAETASTLVTGAERDPNGPLSVVGAGVIAGEMASSSSPIVNRVAGIVGLLGSLNIALFVFNLVPLLPLDGGHVVVALWDGIKRWWARIARRPAPRPVDATKLVPLTFVVVAALAVMGGVLILADLINPLSLI, encoded by the coding sequence GTGACGATCCTCGCCTTCGTGATCGGTGTCGTGGTGCTCATCGTCGGCCTCGCCGTCTCGATCGCCCTCCACGAAATCGGTCATCTCGTACCCGCCAAGGCATTCGGTGTGCGCGTCGGTCAGTACATGATCGGCTTCGGCCCGACGCTGTTCTCGCGCCGCCGCGGCGAGACGGAGTACGGCGTCAAGCTGCTGCCGCTGGGCGGCTACATCTCCATGGCCGGTATGTATCCGCCCGCGCCCGCCGTGGACGAGGATGCGACGGACGCCGGGGCGGCTCCCGGTCGCGCGGCTCGGAGACGGGTCTCGTCCCGCTTCTTCCGCACGCTCGTGCAGGATGCGCGCGAGGCCAACGCAGAGACGCTGATCGGCGCCGAGGAGCGCACCTTCCACCGGCTCCCCGTCTACAAGCGGGTCATCATCATGCTGGGCGGGCCCTTCATGAACCTGCTGCTGGCGATCGTGCTCTTCACGATCCTCTTCAGCGGATTCGGCGTACAGACGGCGACGACGACCGTGTCCTCGCTCAGCGAGTGCGTGCCGGCGTCCTCCACGTCCCAGGAGTGCGCATCCTCAACGGCGCCGGCCGCCCAGGCCGGCCTCGAACCGGGAGACACCATCGTCTCGATCGACGGTCAGACGGTGGCCGACTTCGCCGAAGCGACCGCGCTCATCCAGGCTTCGCCGGGCCGGGCGATGAACTTCGTCATCGACCGGGACGGCACGCAGCGCACCGTGACGATCACGCCCGCAGCCGTCCCCAAGACGGACGACCCGAACTCGGAGATCGGCTTCATCGGTGTGCGACCCACCGGCGCGTTGGTCGCACAGCCGCTGTGGGCGGGACCCCAGGCGGCGATCGAGAACGTGGGCGCGGTCGCCGGCATAATCGTCAAGCTGCCGGTGATGGTGGCCGAGACGGCATCGACGCTCGTCACGGGCGCGGAGCGCGATCCGAACGGCCCGCTGAGCGTCGTGGGTGCGGGGGTGATCGCCGGGGAGATGGCGTCGTCATCCTCTCCGATCGTCAATCGCGTCGCGGGGATCGTCGGGCTGCTGGGTTCGCTCAACATCGCGCTGTTCGTCTTCAACCTCGTGCCCTTGCTGCCGCTCGATGGCGGTCACGTCGTCGTCGCCCTCTGGGACGGCATCAAGAGGTGGTGGGCGCGCATCGCGCGCCGCCCCGCACCCCGACCCGTGGACGCGACCAAGCTCGTCCCGCTGACGTTCGTCGTCGTGGCGGCGCTCGCGGTCATGGGCGGCGTGCTGATCCTCGCCGATCTGATCAACCCGCTGTCGCTGATCTGA
- a CDS encoding Mur ligase family protein has translation MSSPANLPPVLRPENPPTRALGDLANRFGAEVRGDARGVSLHGITLATADLRPGEAFVALRGVNRHGAEFAAQAIERGAVAIITDAAGADLIGTPAVPVLVLDNPRARMGELSAWVYGTGVDDDLPLLFATTGTNGKTSVSHLLEGMLSQLGVVTGLSSTAERHIAGQVIVSRLTTPEASEFHALLALMRERGVEAVAVEVSAQALSRHRVDGIVFDVAAFTNLTHDHLDDYADMQEYLEAKLPLFRPDRARRAVISLDSAAASEVVARCEIPFTTIATPDIAADAELAETAQWRVEIIDERQEGTRFALHGPAGERLETVVPVIGRHMAANAALAIVMMHEGGYPWQRLVDTLDGSRIDAYLPGRTERVSGDAGPAVYVDFGHSPDAFEKTLAAVRRVTPGRVLMLFGADGDRDTTKRHDMGRTGVEGSDILVITDHHPRFEEPTSIRATLIEGARRARPDAEIHEFSPPERAIVEAVALVGEGDAILWAGPGHQDYRDIRGQRTPYSARELARRALRDAGWPVPEPRWPVPYGD, from the coding sequence ATGTCATCGCCCGCGAATCTCCCCCCGGTCCTGCGCCCAGAGAACCCTCCGACGCGGGCCCTGGGCGACCTCGCGAACCGCTTCGGAGCAGAGGTCCGCGGCGATGCGCGGGGCGTCTCGCTGCACGGGATCACGCTCGCAACCGCCGACCTCCGCCCGGGCGAGGCGTTCGTCGCCCTCCGTGGCGTGAACCGCCACGGCGCGGAGTTCGCGGCCCAGGCGATCGAACGCGGCGCGGTCGCGATCATCACGGATGCGGCGGGCGCCGATCTCATCGGCACACCCGCCGTCCCTGTGCTCGTCCTCGACAACCCGCGGGCGCGGATGGGCGAGCTGTCCGCGTGGGTCTACGGCACGGGCGTCGACGACGACCTCCCGCTCCTGTTCGCCACCACGGGCACCAACGGCAAGACGAGCGTCTCCCACCTCCTCGAAGGCATGCTGTCGCAGCTCGGTGTCGTCACCGGACTGTCCTCCACCGCCGAGCGCCACATCGCGGGCCAGGTGATCGTCTCGCGCCTGACGACACCCGAGGCGTCGGAGTTCCACGCGCTCCTCGCGCTCATGCGCGAGCGGGGCGTCGAGGCGGTCGCGGTCGAGGTGAGCGCGCAGGCGCTCAGCCGCCACCGCGTGGACGGGATCGTCTTCGACGTCGCAGCCTTCACGAACCTCACCCACGACCACCTCGACGACTACGCCGACATGCAGGAGTACCTCGAGGCGAAGCTCCCGCTGTTCCGCCCCGACCGCGCCCGTCGCGCCGTCATCTCGCTCGACTCGGCCGCGGCGTCCGAGGTCGTGGCACGGTGCGAGATCCCCTTCACGACCATCGCGACGCCCGACATCGCCGCGGACGCCGAGCTCGCCGAGACAGCTCAGTGGCGCGTCGAGATCATCGACGAGCGCCAGGAAGGCACGCGGTTCGCGCTGCACGGCCCTGCCGGCGAGCGCCTCGAGACGGTGGTGCCCGTCATCGGTCGCCACATGGCGGCCAACGCGGCACTCGCGATCGTCATGATGCACGAGGGCGGCTATCCGTGGCAGCGTCTCGTGGACACGTTGGACGGCTCACGCATCGACGCCTACCTGCCGGGTCGCACCGAGCGGGTTTCGGGTGATGCCGGCCCCGCCGTCTACGTGGACTTCGGGCATTCGCCCGACGCCTTCGAGAAGACCCTCGCCGCCGTCCGTCGCGTCACCCCCGGCCGCGTGCTGATGCTGTTCGGCGCCGACGGTGACCGCGACACCACGAAGCGCCACGACATGGGGCGCACCGGCGTCGAGGGCAGCGACATCCTCGTCATCACCGACCATCATCCGCGCTTCGAGGAACCGACCTCGATCCGGGCGACCCTCATCGAGGGGGCTCGCCGCGCGCGTCCGGATGCCGAGATCCACGAGTTCTCACCGCCCGAGCGCGCCATCGTCGAGGCCGTCGCTCTGGTCGGCGAGGGTGACGCGATCCTCTGGGCCGGACCCGGTCACCAGGATTACCGCGACATCCGCGGGCAGCGCACGCCGTACTCCGCCCGCGAGCTCGCCCGCCGTGCGCTGCGGGACGCCGGGTGGCCGGTTCCCGAGCCGCGCTGGCCCGTTCCCTACGGGGACTGA
- a CDS encoding chorismate-binding protein → MDNAASLLSDLTASTAPFALIARDAHTVEVLTGDVVDVELLADIPLHDADGTPREVLALVPYRQVRERGFVCHDDGAPLRCLVVTDHRSLPRDEVLAALPTAPIPLEDAGFDMSDETYADIVRTVIADEIGRGEGANFVIRRDFTASVAADPRVTALTWFRALLEHERGAYWTFAVVTDGHVAVGASPEAHVSAQGGIVTMNPISGTFRHPDTGATVETLAEFLESTKETEELFMVVDEELKMMSAVCSDGGRITGPHLKEMSRLTHTEYMLRGSSRLDPRTILRETMFAPTVTGSPMQNACTVIARHETEPRGYYSGVAALFTPTTDAAGTGHDLDAPILIRTAYLVDGRLRVPVGATLVRHSDPDGEVGETHGKAAGVLGAIGAVPRTRVADPDAPAAARPLADDPGISALLASRNARLAAFWLNPQSGSSDGPFAGRTAVVVDAEDRFTTMLAHQLRHLGLETTIVDWSVAETAALDAADLVIAGPGPGDPRDDDSDRIRRMREIVGARVDAGRPLLAVCLSHQILADRLGIALAPLARPHQGLQLEVDVFGEPASIGFYNTFTARVTPGTSVVGEVEVSADLVSGDVYALRGAGFASVQGHLESILSRDGMRTLERLISAALGAPVA, encoded by the coding sequence ATGGACAACGCCGCCTCCCTGCTCAGCGACCTGACCGCATCCACTGCGCCGTTCGCGCTCATCGCGCGCGATGCGCACACCGTCGAGGTGCTCACCGGCGACGTCGTGGATGTCGAGCTGCTCGCCGACATTCCGCTGCACGACGCCGACGGCACTCCCCGCGAGGTGCTGGCGCTGGTGCCGTACCGGCAGGTGCGCGAGCGCGGATTCGTCTGCCACGACGACGGCGCGCCGTTGCGCTGTCTCGTCGTCACCGACCACCGCTCGCTCCCTCGCGACGAGGTGCTCGCGGCCCTTCCCACGGCCCCGATCCCCCTGGAGGACGCGGGCTTCGACATGTCGGACGAGACGTACGCGGACATCGTCCGCACCGTCATCGCCGATGAGATCGGTCGCGGCGAGGGCGCCAACTTCGTCATCCGGCGGGACTTCACCGCGTCGGTGGCGGCCGATCCGCGCGTCACCGCGCTCACCTGGTTCCGGGCACTGCTCGAGCACGAGCGCGGCGCGTACTGGACGTTCGCGGTGGTCACCGACGGTCACGTCGCGGTCGGCGCGAGCCCCGAGGCCCACGTGAGCGCCCAGGGCGGCATCGTCACGATGAACCCCATCTCCGGCACCTTCCGGCATCCCGACACCGGAGCGACGGTCGAAACGCTGGCCGAGTTCCTCGAGTCCACCAAGGAGACCGAAGAGCTCTTCATGGTCGTCGACGAGGAGCTCAAGATGATGAGCGCCGTCTGCTCGGACGGCGGACGCATCACGGGTCCGCACCTCAAGGAGATGTCGCGGCTCACCCACACCGAGTACATGCTGCGCGGCTCGTCGCGACTGGACCCTCGGACGATCCTGCGCGAGACGATGTTCGCGCCGACGGTGACCGGCTCGCCGATGCAGAACGCCTGCACCGTGATCGCGCGGCACGAGACCGAGCCGCGCGGCTACTACTCCGGTGTCGCGGCACTGTTCACCCCGACGACGGATGCGGCGGGCACCGGCCACGACCTCGACGCACCGATTCTCATCCGCACCGCCTACCTCGTCGACGGTCGCCTGCGGGTACCGGTGGGCGCCACCCTCGTACGCCACTCGGACCCGGACGGCGAGGTCGGCGAAACCCATGGAAAGGCCGCGGGCGTGCTGGGCGCGATCGGCGCCGTCCCCCGCACGCGGGTCGCAGACCCCGACGCACCCGCCGCCGCTCGCCCGCTCGCGGACGACCCGGGGATCTCCGCACTCCTCGCGTCGCGCAACGCCCGCCTCGCGGCGTTCTGGTTGAATCCGCAGAGCGGCTCCTCCGACGGCCCGTTCGCGGGTCGCACGGCGGTCGTCGTGGACGCGGAAGACCGCTTCACGACGATGCTCGCGCACCAGCTGCGACACCTCGGGCTCGAGACGACGATCGTCGACTGGAGCGTCGCGGAGACCGCCGCGCTCGATGCGGCCGACCTCGTGATCGCGGGCCCCGGCCCCGGCGACCCCCGAGACGACGACAGTGACCGCATCCGTCGGATGCGCGAGATCGTCGGCGCCCGCGTGGATGCCGGGCGGCCACTGCTCGCCGTGTGCCTGAGCCACCAGATCCTCGCGGATCGCCTCGGCATCGCGCTCGCACCGCTGGCGCGGCCGCACCAGGGTCTGCAGCTCGAGGTGGACGTCTTCGGGGAGCCCGCATCCATCGGCTTCTACAACACCTTCACCGCACGCGTCACGCCGGGCACCTCGGTCGTCGGCGAGGTCGAGGTGTCGGCCGACCTCGTGTCCGGCGACGTCTATGCGCTCCGCGGCGCGGGTTTCGCCTCGGTGCAGGGACACCTCGAGTCCATCCTGTCCCGTGACGGGATGCGGACCCTGGAGCGCCTCATCTCCGCCGCGCTGGGAGCGCCGGTCGCCTGA